In the Pocillopora verrucosa isolate sample1 chromosome 4, ASM3666991v2, whole genome shotgun sequence genome, aaaacaactattgaatttgtttttgcatgatattataaattatcaaaccttgtgtctgtgttatctgcctcagccttcAGCTTTGGCAGGTAACTCACACCTTGGCATCTATAACTCATGaaatcatgctcaacctcatccaaaacTTACTTATTATACCCAGCATTTTTCATCTTATAGGCTTAAGTTTAGAGTTTATTTCACATCAATTTAACAATGTCcatgaaacaaaagcaaaataaaatcatttgagcctgaatttttttcagctgtgCCTCACTAATTCTCTCAAGCACTCAGGTTTGTTAGCCAAAGGTTACATCACTATCAGCAACTAAATCATTTtactaaaatttacaaaaatgtttcaatgaACATTTCCAAAAATCATCATCTCTCCTGCAAATGCTGTAAACAAGAATTTACCAAACCACCAGGCAAATATAAACATAAACTTTTTTTGTCATGATTGTAGAGAAAATCACTATTAAGGATGACTGCATAAGCACTTGATTCTTTTACTATCTTTACCACAACTGTGGTTACCTCTTGTGGTGGAACATCAAAGGACACTGTCCTTAGGTCAACTTTCTGATAGGAGTCAATACAAGGCAGAATAAAGAAGAGACCTAAAATAATGCCATAAAAAATTACTATAAAACGCtctgaaaattataaataaaaaattatcaagtatACAAAGGTTCCAAATGTTTGGAATATAGCTAAATCAGACCACTGATAAAGGAAAAGACATTTCCAAAAAGTATCACTTTGCTGATACAAGGTTAAGATCAAATACAAGTAGTTTTGTATACCAAGCTATGTTCCAGCCATTAATTGTTATTTACCTGGTCCTTTGGCTCCTCCAGGCAGCAGACGACCAAGGCGGAAGATCACTGCTCTCTCATATTCTTGTACAATCTGTTTTTGTgtccacaaaagaaaaaaaaaatctaatcaactttttcatttcatgaaaCTTGTAACTAAGTTGTTATctaaataaaatctttaaaaaagggGCTTACAATAGAAAACTACCTCTAGTGAACTTACctttaaacaaaagaataaagaTAATGGCAAAGTACACACAAACAGGATGATAGACAAGCCTGTGAGTAAATAGTCACAGCAACCACGGTCACCTGAatcctctgaaaaaaaagattcataCAGGAAACTTAAGCTACGTCAAGTCAAAAAGTAAAGACATGCAAGCAATAcctatattaattttttgttatttgacagCTTGTTCACATTTAATACATTGAAATATCTAAACACCCCTACCAAGCTTGCAGTTCAAATTTTTATTGCTAGACTGATTAGGAGGAAAGTATTTCGGCAAAGAAGAATTTAAACTATAACCAATAATACAAAGCCACAGAATTTGATTAATCACTACTGGTCTCGTCCcactaagagaaaaaaagatgaagttgTATTATCAGAATGAATGACTGTTCTCATTAGCTTTTCACTATAGCACACCATTATCATCAAAACTTTAATGAATACAGAATATGATTAGGGCGCTATGTTGATTTACAGACATTCAGGCACTATGGCTGAAGctaaatattcattaaaaacCATTAAGATATTTTCTGAAATTACTAACTCAGCAAGAGGTGTGAATGATGGCCACCTTCTGTTCACTAATGGCTTCACTACCTTTGTAATGCCTAGGTTCTCCACGAATTTACAGTTTGAAACAACTGATCAACAACCTTGATTGATCAAAGAACTctttacatgaaaaacatcCTGAAGGTGATTTTACTTCATAAATAATTAAGCGGGGAAGTTACTGACTTATGTAGGGAATTCAGATGAATCTTCCCTAGAATCAACAAAGAAAGACCATTTCTGTTTTCGAGACACCTTCTCTGACAGAAAATAATGTAATAAGGTTTGGTAAGGAATTTATGAATGTAAAACTAAGAAATCTGGGTGCACTGTGCAAGCTCGTAAACAACCATTATACCGTTCCGATGAGCATACCTAAATGTGACTCTGCAGTCGAAACAAAACTTGAGAGCTTTACAAATGTGTGTATTAGAAAATACACACGTTTAAACTGTAATggatcaataaaaaaaaaatatttttcgagGCTCACGTTCCGTTAAACGTTCTGTTAAACGTTCCGTTAACATGAATTGTTTTGAGAGTGAATGGCTTCCTAGCCCAGAATTTTTCTCGGCTTCCATCGCTTGGTAAGTCAGATAAGAAGTTTGAACCGGTTGATCCTAAAAAGCTATCTTTACAGAAGCACGTAACTGATTAAATCAGTGTTCGAtgtttaaaggtaaagaatcGACACCAGAGCTGAAAACGCGTAAAGTGAAAATTTGTTACCAGAAAAATCGAATGACGTCGACAAGACTTATCGATATAAATACAGCACCCATGTTTACCGTTTGACAATCTTGCAAAGATAGAcagaagcttttaaaaaataacttaacgTTCACTTTTACATTCAACGTTAATTGTTTGCTAAAACTCTAATAAACATAACTTCTTTGTTATAATTTTCACAACATCACCGCGATGAGGATGGGTAAATAAGAAACGAGTGCGGGGAGCGAAATAACCATCGAGCACCTTTAAGGTACATCTTGGTCGTAAGCAGGCAAGTTACCCCCGTTTATCCCTTTAGACACCGTTAATGACTCACCTTCAGACGCCATTAGCGCCGTTGACGTTTCTTTAGCGTTTGCCAGATTTCAGATATTTCAGAGAGTATGGAGAAGGCGAGCAACAAGCAACCGAGGGAGTGCATGCATCAAGGTTTATCCATTACCTAATAAGGAAGTATAGTGCTGGGATCCTTTCCAGGAGAGGCTAAGTTGTCTTTTGTCACACACCTGCCTTTGCCGCCAGGCCAACGGAAAGGGTAGTTTCTAATCAGTTCCCGACAATAATCCTGGCCCGGCGAAGccacaaataaacacaaatccTAATGCAGCTCAATTAAAGTTATAAGCCCGTTTGCGATGGCTATAAAACTTAGCTGCGGATCATGATGTTTCTGTTCCGTGATCATCAGTCGCTTACCATTGTTAGCTAGTTTGTAGTTATTACCTTGCAGGGGTTATTAAAAGGTACACATCAATTTTATCGTGGTCATTAAGTATGCAAGACTGTATTCATCAAAaactaaaagggaaaaaagaaaaagcaccATGAATCGGTCCTCTGTTTGACAATATCTAGTACGGTTTCTCAAACTAAGccaaaaaatttccttgtaacaTATTTAGTGTGACTTTTGCAGAATGGAAATAATACGTCCAAATTCTTTCCTTTTGACAGCTAAGACCCACGATAAAGAAATCACTTTCAGATTTTTGAGGCCATAAAGCAAGAAAGTTATGCGTTAGTTATTTATCACGTTATTTTCCACCCAAAGAGTAGAGGGGTTACTAGATGCCGGTGatcatctgattggtcaaaaatttattaatatGAAACAAGAGTGCATTTTCCCATAATTTAGTAAGACGCTGGTATAGCATCACTGTTATGAAAAATGTCTACAACTGAACCTCTTCCAGTTCCTCACTCATCTTCAATGCATGACCACAAACCATTGCATCTTATCTGTGAGAAGAGTGCTCTTTATTCAGCAACTTGACCTTTGATATGAGTACTTtaaatttaatcttaatttCAGTTGATGGAGCTATAGATTAGTCTAACAAACCAAAATTAACctcaataaaaaattcaagttacTCCTGAAAGCTTgtcatttttctctctcttgaaACCCATGCATCTCCAGTCTTTAATTTAGCCACAAATCACCATTTTAAATGCAGATGCTATGACTAAAACTTAGAATAATAAGTCCATGGGGAAAAGTAATGGGGAAAATTAacctaaaacaagaaaaagccTTGAGTTGCATAGCAACCTAGGTAAGTTTAAATAATCACATGCTCAAAAAACTTATTTATTGTTGTTTCTATTATTCCTAGAAAAAGACTGTCCAAAGCTAACTGTTAGCATAGTGAATATGTCTATAGCATTTACAACAAAGCATGGCACTAGAGAATATCTACTAATAGAAAGGAATATCAAAAACAATGAGGCTACTGCTCCTTAACATACGTAATCTATATCTCCTTAAATAGTAAGACAAGTTGCAAGgctaacaataaataaatttttagttgATTCTTCTGCTATATACACAGTGTCATCCATTTATTTCTATATCTACATCTTGTGTTGGAAATAAACATTCATAATCACAGAACACTAATTTCAGTCAAGGATGAACACTTCCTTCTTTCATCTACTCATTTGTTCTCATTTGGAAGAAGTCTAGCCAAAAAGTTGACAGGGAGAGGGAAAATAACAGTGGAATTCTTCTCTGCTGAGATGGTTGTCAGTGTCTGCAGGTATCTGAGTTGGAGAGCAGAAGGCGACTCTGAAATTATGTCAGCAGCTTCCTTCAGTGCACGAGATGCATTCTGTTCACCCTCTGCAGCAATGACCTGATGTGAAAAGTACAACTCATTGTGAAAGCTTTCTCTGGAGaattctcttctctcttttttcatttctaaaatcTGAATAGATTTTTTTGAAATTGGTACTGTAATGAAACAATACAATAACTTCTAGTAACTTTTTCTAGTTGAAGAGAAATACAAAGTTACTGATCAGAAGAAACAATACAATAACTTTGTTAAATGTTAACTTTGGTTGAGTACCTTAGCACGAGCTTCACGAGAAGCTTCAGCCTCTGCTGCCATGGCTCTCTGCAGTTGTTGAGGAAGACGCACATCTTTCCTGTGGACAAAAATCAACAAGAGACATATGAGATTTTAGAATCTCGTAAAATCAATTAACAGTTACTAACAGGTTATCAAAAAACAGACATTTATgcaaaaaatttatgtttagCAGACTTTGTTAACAATATTATCACTGTAAACTTCACCATTACTGGTAATGTCAGACAACACAGAAATGTGATAATAGAAGGACAACAGCAACTAGAACATTAAGAGCAATAAAAAGATTGTGAATGTTCTTACACTTCCACTCGCTCAACCTTGACACCCCATGGATCAGTGGCTTCATCCAAAGAAGTCTGTGGAACAGTACATTCACccaaattaacaacaaaatatgaacaaattaacaaattaaaacaacaaaaaattttttcccagTTTCTTTCTAATGTGCCTCAAATCTAAATACAACAACAATGCAATGTTTGATTCGAAATCAGCTACACAAATGGAAGGGTTGAGCCCTAAGGTGATATCAAGAATACTAAGGGAGGTTACTTACTTCTTTGTAACTTGCTTAGTCATGCACTTAATCACACAATACATGCATCCAACCAATGAAAACTTCTAACATAATCAGAGATAAAAAGTAGGAGTTGATCTAAAGCATCTCAGACTTGGTTATAGTATGGAATTGcaatggttttgctttactaTGAAGTTACATATGACATACTTGCCTGCATTGTTTCACTGATACTTTCTCTTTCACCTAATATCTCACTGAGGTTCTTGGTTCCCAGCACGTTTCTCAGGGTGGTCTGAGCTAGCAGACGTGTGGAACGATTGGCATTTTCCACATTGGTGATGGACATGGTTGCATTGTATATTCTGAAATATACCACTGCATCAACTGCTACAGTAACACTGTCTTTGGTCAAAACCTACCAAAATTTTTGTTAACATAAATACGCATACTACTGAATTATTTGTCTTGAAATAACCAACAAAAGTATTCCTCAAATCTACTGTCACCTGGAGTTCAGACCACACTTTCAGATCCACCATTCTTAACTAATATATAAATTACCTGTCCCCAAGAAAATAAGGTTGCTTCACTATGTTGTTCTTTACCTCTTGAGGTGGCACATCAAATGACACGACTCTCAGGTCTACCTTTTGGTAGGAGTCAATACATGGCAGAATAAAGAACATTCctaaaaaattaacagtttGCCAGGGTCAATCTCACAACCTACAGATGCTTCGTTTCAAGCACTATCATTCATAATGTATTTCTTGTGTCTTTATCAATTAAGAGAAGTTAAATTAGGGGTCTAATATTTGTCAAGTAGAatccaaattaatttttgtcatccttaatcaaaactataacaaaattttcgaatgtgattggttatcacagcctgatttgagcactgCATAGGACAGTGTACATGTCATGCTTGTatttggacagtgtaataggacagttaaagggataGTTAACATGCcttgcctgtgtaagtggacagaatgGGTTATGTGCACATGCTGTTGTCATGCATTTTCCAAGTTAATTACTGTTTTTTGCTTAGGGTTAcatttgattaattggtaacaggactaTACattgtccaattctgtctgtaatcatatccatgattgacaaatcagactcccactTTGAAGTTGTCCTATTTTGTCAATAACTTACATGATTACAAGCCGAATTGgattccactcagtcctatAGTTATTGCTTACCAACTTCAATTCATATtgatttattctttttcatttagaAGTTTCTTCTATAACCTTACTGCACTAACATTTTGTGGTTTAATTGACATTGGaggtaattttcaaaatcataGCAAATGattggaaaatttcaattgcAGTGCCATGAAAAAATGACAGTTTTCAATGTGAACAATAATATCTAATTCGTAATTGTATAAACAGGTCCATAATTTTCACCTGGTCCTTTTGCTCCCCCAGGAAGAAGTCGACCAAGACGGAAAATAACTGCTCTCTCATATTCCTGTACAATCTTAATgacaaggaaaggaaaaaaattgttcagccAGATTAAGAAGTTTGttgacataaaataataaatgtttataattttatacCTATGTGACAGTAAAGACAAAATCAAGAATATTAAATgccaacaaataaaaaaaaacctttttaataaattttaaaagaatcatttttatttctcataattCCAATAATGGAACAATTTAAATTACAGCTAGTTTGCAATAGATGTGTTGTCCTTTCCATTtgtaatgaaaaggaaaatgtaaaaattgtttacataTGATACAATTAACTCCCTGACAGAACTCAAAAAAAGATTAAGACAGTAaaacctttaaaagaaaactacaCCAGAAGAAAATCTGTTAAAATTTCTCCCGACTTTGTAATATGATTTTGtgaactgataaaaaaataaccatATTGGTTCCCTACAACAGCTAATTAATGCAAAAAAGTACGTGAGTTGGATTAATATTAAGattattgtcaacaaaataggGTGCCTTGTGCAAAAATCCTCCAACCTGTGctacttttaaagaaaccatGGTTcccttaaaatattttttgcagtcGCATTGCcctttttttcaagattttgtatttctttttttgaaaattaaacttaactgCTCTCTCTATCTAAAGAgcgatattttgaaaattttgagttaaTTTTGTCAA is a window encoding:
- the LOC131785300 gene encoding band 7 protein AGAP004871 isoform X2 → MTARSTSTSMHVNPAAQNYERAVSGGDKRGLLEEGTRKAVSYSFMELNRKENAGFSEPGSSEERGFCDYLLTFFSSLIFICTLPLSLCFCIKIVQEYERAVIFRLGRLLPGGAKGPGMFFILPCIDSYQKVDLRVVSFDVPPQEVLTKDSVTVAVDAVVYFRIYNATMSITNVENANRSTRLLAQTTLRNVLGTKNLSEILGERESISETMQTSLDEATDPWGVKVERVEVKDVRLPQQLQRAMAAEAEASREARAKVIAAEGEQNASRALKEAADIISESPSALQLRYLQTLTTISAEKNSTVIFPLPVNFLARLLPNENK
- the LOC131785300 gene encoding band 7 protein AGAP004871 isoform X1 codes for the protein MTARSTSTSMHVNPAAQNYERAVSGGDKRGLLEEGTRKAVSYSFMELNRKENAGFSEPGGSGDEHGSSEERGFCDYLLTFFSSLIFICTLPLSLCFCIKIVQEYERAVIFRLGRLLPGGAKGPGMFFILPCIDSYQKVDLRVVSFDVPPQEVLTKDSVTVAVDAVVYFRIYNATMSITNVENANRSTRLLAQTTLRNVLGTKNLSEILGERESISETMQTSLDEATDPWGVKVERVEVKDVRLPQQLQRAMAAEAEASREARAKVIAAEGEQNASRALKEAADIISESPSALQLRYLQTLTTISAEKNSTVIFPLPVNFLARLLPNENK
- the LOC131785300 gene encoding band 7 protein AGAP004871 isoform X4 yields the protein MTARSTSTSMHVNPAAQNYERAVSGGDKRGLLEEGSSEERGFCDYLLTFFSSLIFICTLPLSLCFCIKIVQEYERAVIFRLGRLLPGGAKGPGMFFILPCIDSYQKVDLRVVSFDVPPQEVLTKDSVTVAVDAVVYFRIYNATMSITNVENANRSTRLLAQTTLRNVLGTKNLSEILGERESISETMQTSLDEATDPWGVKVERVEVKDVRLPQQLQRAMAAEAEASREARAKVIAAEGEQNASRALKEAADIISESPSALQLRYLQTLTTISAEKNSTVIFPLPVNFLARLLPNENK
- the LOC131785300 gene encoding band 7 protein AGAP004871 isoform X3, which produces MTARSTSTSMHVNPAAQNYERAVSGGDKRGLLEEGGSGDEHGSSEERGFCDYLLTFFSSLIFICTLPLSLCFCIKIVQEYERAVIFRLGRLLPGGAKGPGMFFILPCIDSYQKVDLRVVSFDVPPQEVLTKDSVTVAVDAVVYFRIYNATMSITNVENANRSTRLLAQTTLRNVLGTKNLSEILGERESISETMQTSLDEATDPWGVKVERVEVKDVRLPQQLQRAMAAEAEASREARAKVIAAEGEQNASRALKEAADIISESPSALQLRYLQTLTTISAEKNSTVIFPLPVNFLARLLPNENK